The following proteins are encoded in a genomic region of Candidatus Eisenbacteria bacterium:
- a CDS encoding methyltransferase domain-containing protein — protein sequence PESHVLEVGSGSGGPALHVARTTGCRITGVDSHEGGVATGTELAQRADMSGLVRFEVADAESTLPFDEGSFDGLLCVDAMNHFLDRPAVLREWGRVLGAGSRAVFTDPVVITGPVTKEDLALRSSIGPFLFVPPGVNERLIEEAGFRVVHSEDRSENAALVAGRRRDARQARHEDLLRIEDVERFEASQAFYDVVHRLAAERRLSRIAYVIEKMA from the coding sequence GCCGGAGAGCCACGTGCTCGAGGTGGGAAGCGGCTCGGGTGGCCCCGCGCTCCATGTCGCGCGGACGACGGGGTGCCGCATCACCGGCGTGGATTCGCACGAAGGAGGCGTCGCCACCGGCACCGAGCTGGCGCAGCGCGCGGACATGAGCGGGCTGGTCCGGTTCGAGGTGGCCGATGCCGAGTCGACGTTGCCGTTCGACGAAGGCTCCTTCGACGGGCTCCTCTGCGTGGACGCAATGAACCACTTCCTCGATCGCCCCGCCGTGCTGCGCGAGTGGGGGCGCGTGCTCGGCGCCGGCTCCCGTGCCGTGTTCACCGATCCGGTCGTGATCACCGGTCCCGTGACGAAGGAAGACCTCGCGCTTCGAAGCTCGATCGGACCGTTTCTGTTCGTGCCTCCGGGCGTGAACGAGCGCCTCATCGAGGAAGCCGGCTTCCGCGTGGTGCACTCCGAGGACCGCTCCGAGAACGCGGCGCTGGTCGCGGGCCGGAGGCGGGACGCGCGGCAGGCGAGACACGAGGATCTCCTGAGGATCGAGGACGTGGAGCGGTTCGAGGCGTCTCAGGCCTTCTACGACGTGGTGCACCGGCTGGCCGCGGAGCGCCGGCTTTCGCGTATCGCGTACGTGATCGAGAAGATGGCGTGA
- a CDS encoding nuclear transport factor 2 family protein: MSENKRVIERYMEGFRRSDHEMILSCLADDVVWVLPGAFHLEGKVAFDREIENPAFRGKPAIHVSRLVEEGDVVVAEGTVRAERSDGGILNAEFCDVFEMRDRKIRRLVSYLIPLE, encoded by the coding sequence ATGAGCGAGAACAAGAGAGTCATCGAGCGGTACATGGAGGGGTTCCGGCGGAGCGACCACGAGATGATCCTGTCCTGTCTCGCGGACGACGTGGTCTGGGTGCTCCCAGGCGCGTTTCACCTCGAGGGCAAGGTCGCCTTCGACCGTGAGATCGAGAACCCCGCGTTCCGTGGAAAGCCGGCGATCCACGTCTCCCGTCTGGTGGAAGAAGGCGATGTCGTCGTCGCGGAGGGCACCGTGCGCGCCGAGCGCTCCGATGGCGGCATCCTGAATGCCGAGTTCTGCGATGTGTTCGAGATGCGGGACCGCAAGATCCGCCGGCTGGTCTCGTACCTCATCCCGCTGGAGTAA
- a CDS encoding VOC family protein — MATIRYMVHDVDQAVDFYTRHLDFTLDRRMGPAIAFVTRGDLLLWLSGPPSSAARPMPDGRVPEPGGWNRLVIEVEDIAARVAALKAAGIRFRNDVVTGPGGSQILVEDPSGNPIELFEPRKG, encoded by the coding sequence ATGGCAACGATCCGGTACATGGTCCACGACGTCGACCAAGCGGTCGACTTCTACACGCGCCACCTCGACTTCACGCTCGATCGGCGCATGGGTCCCGCCATCGCGTTCGTCACGCGAGGCGACCTCCTGCTCTGGCTGAGCGGACCTCCGAGCTCGGCCGCCCGCCCGATGCCGGACGGCCGGGTACCGGAGCCCGGCGGATGGAACCGGCTCGTGATCGAGGTCGAGGACATCGCCGCGCGCGTCGCCGCTCTGAAAGCCGCGGGCATCCGGTTTCGCAACGACGTCGTCACCGGTCCCGGCGGCTCGCAGATCCTCGTCGAGGATCCCTCGGGCAACCCCATCGAGCTGTTCGAGCCCCGCAAGGGATAG